Proteins encoded in a region of the Scrofimicrobium sp. R131 genome:
- a CDS encoding HAD family hydrolase, with protein sequence MTSDWLITPPPSGQEGIPFAEAVARAEADLPAVLPDDPSQLLFALDIDGTMVGTHGVTDRMKQALAEAEAAGANIVIATGRGVYSTRHVVEELGLHRSWVVCSNGSLTVRWDGDGHQVADINEFDPRPTGEQFLETFPGILLGVDVGAGGMLVSQLFPAGELMRQELADSLEAVLGRRATRLVARAPWLERDDFAQQIDEMNLVDVEYAVGWTSWVDIGPAGVTKATGLQRLVDQLELPSTGTFAIGDGENDLAMLRWAHHGVAMGSADEAVRSAADAVTTAVEHDGAAAVIRAVLNRY encoded by the coding sequence GTGACCAGCGACTGGCTGATCACCCCTCCGCCGAGCGGCCAGGAGGGTATCCCCTTCGCCGAGGCGGTGGCCCGGGCGGAGGCGGACCTGCCCGCGGTCCTACCCGACGATCCCAGCCAGCTCCTTTTTGCCCTCGACATTGACGGCACCATGGTCGGCACGCACGGCGTCACCGACAGGATGAAGCAGGCGCTGGCGGAGGCGGAAGCGGCCGGAGCCAACATCGTCATCGCCACCGGCAGGGGCGTCTACTCCACCCGGCACGTGGTGGAAGAGTTGGGGTTGCACCGGTCGTGGGTGGTTTGCTCGAACGGGTCCCTGACGGTCCGGTGGGACGGCGACGGCCACCAGGTGGCGGACATCAACGAGTTTGACCCGCGCCCCACCGGCGAACAGTTCCTGGAAACGTTCCCCGGGATTTTGCTTGGGGTGGACGTGGGCGCGGGGGGAATGCTGGTCTCCCAACTGTTCCCCGCGGGCGAGCTGATGCGTCAGGAACTGGCCGACAGTTTGGAGGCCGTGCTGGGCCGGCGGGCCACCCGCCTCGTTGCCCGCGCCCCCTGGTTGGAGCGGGACGACTTTGCGCAGCAGATCGACGAGATGAACCTGGTCGACGTGGAGTATGCGGTTGGGTGGACCTCGTGGGTGGATATCGGTCCGGCCGGGGTGACGAAAGCGACCGGGCTGCAGCGACTGGTGGATCAGTTGGAGCTGCCAAGCACCGGCACCTTTGCGATTGGGGATGGGGAAAACGACCTGGCGATGCTCAGGTGGGCTCACCACGGGGTGGCGATGGGCAGCGCGGACGAGGCGGTGCGTTCGGCCGCCGACGCGGTTACCACCGCGGTGGAGCACGACGGGGCGGCCGCGGTGATTCGGGCGGTGTTGAACCGGTACTGA
- a CDS encoding diacylglycerol/lipid kinase family protein: protein MNGPMLVLLYALVVSGGVSAALLRTLHRRPAHLPRPGGKTVAPGRVWVIANPTKPDDYARFQQTINTLCQRMTGHPAQWLETTREDPGTGQAAKALATKPAVVIAAGGDGTVRAVAAGLAHSGVPMGIIPVGTGNLVARNLGLPLDLPSALEVAVSGRTAPIDLAWLRLERVSEPGELPAEGGLLRALRPEVDVAENEFAYLVIAGIGFDGETMANTSARLKRAVGWSAYVFTALKSLRIERMKATVTLYHPQGVAGARPKWAKAVPPQVYQAIEDSHTLGQDAANQDRYVTGLRARTVLMANCGTLPFTVLAPYAEIDDGLLDVIAIDTKGGLFGWINLAAKVLAQSVGLRPFNLRRDLGQISFQQCHAVQVDTNRPYPVQVDGDPVGTARTVITRLDEGALLMRHPWLPSTTGALLHH from the coding sequence ATGAACGGTCCTATGCTGGTGCTCCTCTATGCGCTGGTGGTCTCGGGCGGAGTATCGGCAGCGCTCCTGCGAACCCTGCATCGACGCCCAGCCCACCTGCCGCGCCCGGGCGGCAAGACGGTGGCGCCCGGCCGGGTGTGGGTGATTGCCAACCCGACCAAACCGGACGACTACGCTCGCTTCCAGCAGACCATCAACACCCTCTGTCAGCGGATGACCGGACATCCGGCCCAGTGGCTGGAGACAACCCGAGAGGACCCGGGTACGGGTCAGGCCGCGAAGGCGCTGGCGACCAAACCGGCCGTGGTGATCGCGGCGGGTGGGGATGGGACCGTCCGGGCGGTGGCGGCCGGACTGGCCCACTCGGGCGTGCCGATGGGGATCATTCCGGTTGGCACCGGGAACCTGGTGGCGCGCAACCTGGGTCTGCCACTGGACCTGCCATCCGCGCTGGAGGTGGCCGTCTCCGGCCGAACCGCGCCGATTGACTTGGCTTGGCTCCGCCTGGAGCGGGTCTCCGAACCGGGGGAGCTGCCCGCGGAGGGGGGCCTACTGCGAGCCCTCCGCCCCGAAGTGGACGTGGCTGAGAACGAGTTCGCCTACCTGGTGATCGCGGGGATCGGTTTTGACGGGGAGACGATGGCGAACACCTCGGCGCGCCTAAAGCGGGCGGTCGGCTGGAGCGCCTACGTTTTCACCGCCCTGAAGTCGCTGCGGATTGAGCGAATGAAGGCGACGGTCACCCTCTACCACCCGCAGGGGGTGGCGGGGGCTCGGCCAAAGTGGGCCAAGGCGGTCCCCCCGCAGGTGTACCAGGCAATTGAGGACTCGCACACCCTGGGGCAGGACGCGGCCAACCAGGACCGCTACGTGACGGGCCTCCGCGCCCGGACCGTGCTGATGGCGAACTGCGGGACGCTGCCGTTCACCGTCCTGGCCCCCTACGCTGAGATCGACGATGGCCTGCTGGACGTGATCGCGATCGACACGAAGGGCGGACTGTTCGGGTGGATCAACCTGGCCGCCAAGGTCCTGGCACAATCGGTGGGTCTGCGTCCCTTCAACCTGCGCCGCGACCTGGGTCAGATCTCATTTCAGCAGTGCCACGCCGTGCAGGTGGACACGAACCGGCCCTACCCGGTGCAGGTGGACGGCGACCCGGTTGGGACGGCTCGCACGGTGATCACCCGGTTGGACGAGGGGGCCCTCCTAATGCGGCACCCGTGGCTCCCCTCCACCACCGGGGCCCTGCTGCACCACTAG
- the serS gene encoding serine--tRNA ligase has product MIDLRMLRENPDAVRASQVARGEDPALVDQVIAADELRRSLLQEFESLRSEQKAVSRSVGKASPEDRPAVLARAKALADRVKAAEQEANEAEARARDLTLALSNVIEPGVPSGGEDDYVVLRQEGPAPRDFAAEGFTPKDHLELAEGLQAIDVKRGAKVSGSRFYYLTGIGARLELALLTMAVDLGTAAGFTMLTTPTLVKPEIMQGTGFLGAHSDEIYYLPADDLYLVGTSEVALAGYHQGEIIDLSEGPERYLGWSTCYRREAGAAGRDTRGIIRVHQFNKVEMFSYCRPEDAAEEHRRLLGWEEEMLARVELPYRVIDTAAGDLGSSAARKFDCEAWLPTQERWMEVTSTSNCTTFQARRLQIRERREGGTETVATLNGTLATTRWLVALLENHQRPDGSVHVPEALRPYLGGRAELVP; this is encoded by the coding sequence ATGATTGATCTGCGTATGCTCCGTGAAAACCCAGATGCTGTTCGCGCCTCCCAGGTGGCGCGCGGCGAAGATCCGGCTCTCGTGGATCAGGTGATTGCCGCCGACGAATTGCGCCGCTCCCTGCTGCAAGAGTTTGAGTCGCTCCGCTCTGAGCAGAAGGCAGTCTCCCGGTCCGTGGGGAAAGCAAGTCCGGAAGATCGGCCCGCGGTCCTGGCCCGGGCGAAAGCGCTGGCCGACCGGGTGAAAGCGGCCGAACAGGAGGCGAACGAGGCGGAGGCCCGCGCCCGGGACCTGACCCTGGCTCTCTCTAACGTGATTGAGCCGGGCGTGCCCAGCGGCGGCGAAGACGACTACGTGGTTCTGCGCCAGGAAGGCCCGGCCCCCCGCGACTTTGCGGCCGAAGGCTTCACCCCGAAGGATCACCTGGAACTGGCCGAAGGGCTGCAGGCGATCGACGTCAAACGCGGCGCCAAAGTGTCCGGCTCGCGCTTTTACTACCTGACCGGGATCGGCGCCCGCCTCGAACTGGCCCTGCTGACCATGGCGGTGGACCTGGGGACGGCGGCCGGCTTCACCATGCTGACCACCCCGACCCTGGTCAAACCGGAAATCATGCAGGGGACCGGATTCCTGGGGGCCCACTCAGACGAGATCTACTACCTGCCGGCCGACGACCTGTACCTGGTGGGCACCTCCGAGGTGGCGCTGGCCGGGTACCACCAGGGCGAAATCATCGACCTGTCCGAGGGGCCCGAACGCTACCTCGGCTGGTCCACCTGCTACCGGCGCGAGGCGGGGGCGGCCGGGCGCGACACCCGCGGCATCATCCGGGTCCACCAGTTCAACAAGGTGGAAATGTTCAGCTACTGCCGGCCGGAGGACGCCGCCGAAGAGCACCGGCGACTGCTGGGGTGGGAAGAGGAAATGCTGGCCCGGGTCGAGCTGCCCTACCGGGTGATCGACACTGCCGCCGGAGACCTGGGGTCCTCCGCGGCCCGCAAGTTTGACTGCGAGGCCTGGCTGCCCACGCAGGAGCGGTGGATGGAAGTCACCTCCACCTCGAACTGCACCACCTTCCAAGCCCGCCGACTGCAAATCCGGGAGCGGCGCGAGGGCGGGACCGAGACGGTGGCCACCCTGAACGGCACGCTGGCCACCACCCGGTGGCTGGTGGCCCTGCTGGAGAACCATCAGCGGCCCGACGGCTCGGTGCACGTGCCCGAGGCGCTGCGGCCCTACCTGGGCGGACGGGCGGAACTCGTTCCGTGA